The following coding sequences are from one Amphiprion ocellaris isolate individual 3 ecotype Okinawa chromosome 19, ASM2253959v1, whole genome shotgun sequence window:
- the rdm1 gene encoding RAD52 motif-containing protein 1 — protein MEVLEFVVPVENNKTLFVWNIEPSLTEAQIHAQLLSVFSAFGPLYLVKVNPNAPLHPPGFYALIKFYSAVQAAEAQRLTDGKTLFQSSQLKVRLSSKQTPAFMSGISRPLSHAHCLELANHCLGFNGWTSEIITLKELTDEEEEGEGEGGRVRSLRMGCLLQLCFPRHLRSSRGAAVLEDTFTCTGADVVLQRRCRLHRLVREKALVQAFTPVLLILLGNREVMVEVKQTSDQLLPDDTEGILQVNEFSSVEVPADEDVPDDDQLDFTES, from the exons ATGGAGGTTCTGGAGTTCGTGGTTCCTGTGGAGAACAACAAGACGCTGTTTGTGTGGAACATCGAACCGAGTCTCACTGAGGCCCAGATCCAT GCCCAGCTGCTGTCGGTGTTCTCGGCCTTTGGTCCTCTGTACCTGGTGAAGGTGAATCCCAACGCTCCGCTCCACCCTCCAGGGTTCTACGCTCTCATCAAGTTCTACTCTGCAGTTCAGGCTGCTGAGGCTCAACGGCTCACTGACGGAAAAACGCTGTTCCAGAGTTCTCAGCTGAAG gtGAGGCTCAGCTCCAAACAAACTCCTGCCTTCATGTCTGGCATCAGCAGACCTCTAAGCCATGCCCACTGCCTGGAACTGGCCAATCACTGCCTGGGATTCAACGGCTGGACCTCTGAGATCATCACG tTGAAGGAGCTcacagatgaagaagaagaaggtgaagGTGAAGGGGGCAGAGTCAGGAGCCTGAGGATGGGCTGTCTGCTACAACTCTGCTTCCCCCGACACCTGAGGAGCAGCAGGGGAGCTGCAGTGCTGGAAGACACCTTCACCTGCACAG GTGCAGATGTTGTCCTGCAGAGGCGCTGTAGGCTGCACAGGTTGGTCAGAGAGAAAGCTCTGGTTCAGGCCTTCACCCCAGTGCTGCTCATCCTCCTCG GTAACagggaggtgatggtggaggtgAAGCAGACCTCGGATCAGCTCTTACCTGATGACACTGAAGGAATCCTGCAG gtgAATGAGTTCTCCAGTGTGGAGGTTCCTGCAGATGAAGATGTTCCTGACGATGACCAGTTGGATTTTACAGAATCATAG